Proteins from one Gasterosteus aculeatus chromosome 11, fGasAcu3.hap1.1, whole genome shotgun sequence genomic window:
- the kcnt2b gene encoding potassium channel subfamily T member 2 isoform X2: MVELEKEVLPLPPRYRFRDLLLGDWQTDDRVQVEFYVNENTFKERLKLFFIKNQRSSLRVRMFNFSLKVLSCLLYIVRVLLDNPQDAGQDCVSGINCSKQNTSSHPWSEFDWKLIIWVERPLPLWALQVLVAFISFSETMLLVYLSYKGNVWEQVLRVPFILEMISAIPFMITNDLHRAIQRTHSAMFNQVVILISTLVCLMFTCICGIQHLERAGNNLTLFDSLYFCVVTFSTVGFGDVTPQIWPSQLLVVIMIFVALIVLPIQFEQLAFLWMERQKSGGNYSRYRAQTEKHVVLCVSCLKIDLLMDFLNEFFAHPRLQDYYVVILCPAEMDVQVRRVLHVPLWAQRVIYLQGSALKDQDLMRAKMDDAEACFILSNRFEVDRIAADHQTILRAWAVKDFAPNCPLYVQILKPENKFHVKFADHVVCEEEFKYAMLALNCVCPGTSTLITLLIHSSRGQTAPQEAFKQRVGAFQALNREGAGCSADQWHRTYRRCSANEVHHIRLEESKFFGEYQGKSFTFASFHAHKKYGVCMIGVRRLETTNILLNPGPCHIMGASDTCFYINISKEENSAFVRGQKEPSWGGTGGNTRGVPQTIYHGLTRLPVHSIIASMGTVAIDLQDSSDSSPEGQDPGSAALSGGRGSRRSSRAETGGANTLALPAMGESAEERRHSIAPVLELVDGVNNPTFDLLGDQSEDEGGDEGKEDSDRDESAHWWGRHCEWVKGYPLNSPYIGSSPALCHLLREKMPFCCLRMDKACHHTLLEDARAYGFKNKLIIVSAESAGNGLYNFIVPLRAYYRPRKELNPIVLLLEGIPEADFLEAICWFPMVFYTVGSIDNLDSLLRCGVTFADTMVVVDKESSMIAEEDYMADAKTIVNVQTLFRLFPALSIITELTHPANMRFMQFKVKDHYSLALSKLEKKEREKGSNLVFMFRLPFSAGKVFSVSMLDTLLYQSFVKDYMISITRLLLGLDSMPGSGFLCAMKITEDDLWIRTYGRLYQKLCSSTGDIPMGIYRTEAQRLPVSESQVSITVEDYEDTREPREPLLSRTNAHRNSTSSEPISTSSHSSDHPLLRRKSMQWARRLSRKGGRGSSGAKGGPGSAAERINQQRLTLFRRSERQELNALVKTRMKHLGLSPTGFNGMTDQGNRLSYILINPSPDTRLELHDVVYLIRPDPLSLVPNQSSSRKCSAGISESHRFNTQDSTHL, translated from the exons GGTGCAAGTGGAGTTCTATGTGAATGAGAACACTTTCAAGGAGCGCCTCAAACTGTTCTTCATCAAAAACCAAAGATCCA GTCTGCGAGTGCGAATGTTTAACTTTTCTCTGAAAGTGCTGAGCTGCCTCCTCTACATTGTCAGAGTCCTGTTGGACAACCCGCAGGACGCAGGACAGGACTG CGTGAGCGGCATAAACTGCAGCAAACAGAACACGTCATCCCATCCCTGGAGTGAATTTGACTG GAAACTGATCATCTGGGTGGAAAGGCCTCTGCCTCTGTGGGCACTGCAG gtgcTTGTTGCTTTCATCAGCTTTTCAGAAACTATGTTGCTCGTGTATCTCAGCTACAAG GGCAACGTTTGGGAGCAAGTCTTACGCGTCCCCTTCATTCTGGAGATGATCAGCGCCATTCCCTTCATGATCACT AATGATCTCCACAGGGCGATCCAGCGGACGCACTCGGCCATGTTTAACCAGGTGGTGATACTCATCAGCACGCTGGTCTGCCTCATGTTTACGTG CATCTGCGGCATTCAACACCTGGAACGAGCGGGCAACAACCTGACCCTGTTTGACTCGCTCTACTTCTGTGTGGTCACTTTCTCCACGGTGGGCTTCGGAGACGTTACCCCCCAAATCTGGCCCTCGCAACTACTCGTGGTCATCATGATCTTCGTGGCGCTCATTGTGCTTCCCATCCAG TTCGAGCAGCTGGCCTTTCTGTGGATGGAGCGCCAGAAGTCTGGAGGGAACTACAGCCGCTACAGGGCGCAGACGGAGAAACACGTGGTGCTGTGTGTCAGCTGTCTGAAGATCGACCTCCTCATGGACTTCCTCAACGAGTTCTTTGCTCACCCCCGACTGCAG gACTACTATGTGGTGATCCTTTGCCCAGCGGAGATGGATGTCCAGGTGAGGAGGGTCCTACACGTCCCTCTTTGGGCCCAGAGAGTCATCTACCTGCAGGGTTCAGCCCTCAAAGACCAGGACCTGATGAGGGCCAA GATGGACGATGCTGAGGCCTGCTTTATCCTCAGCAACCGGTTTGAAGTCGACCGCATTGCTGCT GATCATCAGACCATCCTCCGAGCCTGGGCCGTGAAAGACTTTGCTCCAAATTGCCCCCTGTACGTCCAGATCCTCAAGCCGGAGAACAAATTCCACGTCAAATTTGCCG ATCATGTGGTGTGTGAAGAAGAGTTTAAATACGCCATGTTGGCTTTAAACTGTGTGTGCCCCGGTACATCGACCCTCATCACTCTATTGATCCACTCCTCCAGAGGCCA AACCGCGCCCCAAGAGGCCTTCAAGCAACGTGTAGGAGCCTTCCAAGCGCTCAACAG GGAGGGCGCTGGATGTTCGGCGGACCAATGGCACCGAACCTACCGACGGTGCTCAGCCAATGAGGTGCATCACATCCGCCTGGAGGAAAGTAAATTCTTCGGGGAATACCAGGGCAAGAGCTTCACCTTTGCCTCCTTTCATGCTCACAAAAA ATATGGAGTATGTATGATTGGAGTGCGCAGATTGGAGACCACCAACATCCTGCTGAACCCTGGTCCCTGCCACATCATGGGGGCCTCTGACACGTGCTTTTACATCAATATCTCCAAGGAGGAGAACTCGGCATTTGTCAGGGGCCAAAAGGAGCCGTCGTGGGGCGGCACGGGAGGAAATACCAGAGGAGTGCCCCAGACAATCTACCACGGACTCACCCGCCTGCCAGTCCACAGCATCATCGCCAGCATGG GCACAGTGGCCATCGACCTGCAGGACTCCAGTGACAGCAGCCCAGAGGGCCAGGACCCGGGCAGCGCCGCGCTAAGCGGcggaagaggaagcaggaggagctccaGGGCGGAGACGGGTGGCGCCAACACTCTGGCCCTGCCCGCCATGGGGGAGTCCGCCGAGGAGAGGCGGCACAGCATCGCTCCCGTCCTGGAGCTGGTGGACGGAGTGAACAACCCCACCTTTGACCTGCTCGGGGACCAGTCAGAGGAtgaggggggagacgagggcaAGGAGGACAGCGACAGAGACGAAAGCGCCCACTGGTGGGGTCGGCACTGCGA GTGGGTGAAGGGATACCCGCTGAACTCTCCGTACATCGGCAGCTCGCCTGCGCTGTGCCACCTTCTGCGAGAAAAGATGCCTTTCTGCTGCCTGCGTATGGACAAA GCTTGTCACCACACCCTTCTCGAGGATGCCCGAGCCTACGGCTTCAAAAACAAGTTGATCATTGTGTCGGCGGAGAGCGCAGGAAACGGCCTGTATAACTTCATTGTCCCTCTCCGGGCCTACTACCGACCCAGGAAGGAGCTCAACCCCATCGTGTTGCTGCTGGAGGGCAT ACCCGAAGCAGACTTCCTGGAGGCAATCTGTTGGTTCCCCATGGTGTTCTACACAGTGGGCTCCATCGACAA TCTGGACAGTTTGCTGCGATGTGGAGTCACTTTCGCCGACACCATGGTGGTGGTGGACAAAGAGAGCTCCATGATCGCAGAGGAGGACTACATGGCCGACGCGAAGACCATCGTCAACGTCCAGACCCTCTTCAG ACTTTTCCCAGCTCTTAGTATCATCACGGAGCTCACCCACCCAGCCAACATGCGCTTTATGCAGTTCAAAGTCAAAGACCATTATTCTCTGGCTCTGTCCAAACTGGAAAAG aaggaaagagagaaggggTCCAACCTGGTGTTCATGTTCCGCCTGCCCTTCTCTGCAGGGAAGGTGTTCAGCGTCAGCATGCTGGACACtctcctctaccag TCATTTGTGAAGGACTACATGATCTCCATCACCAGGCTGCTGCTGGGTTTAGACTCCATGCCTGGCTCAGGTTTCCTTTGTGCT ATGAAAATCACAGAGGATGACTTGTGGATCCGTACGTACGGCCGGCTCTACCAGAAACTGTGCTCGTCCACCGGAGACATCCCCATGGGCATCTATCGGACAGAGGCACAGAGACTTCCAGTCTCTGAG tccCAGGTATCCATCACAGTGGAGGACTACGAGGACACCAGAGAGCCCAGGGAGCCCCTGCTGTCCCGGACAAACGCTCACCGGAACAGCACCTCCTCGGAGcccatctccacctcctcccactcctcggACCACCCGCTGCTTCGGAGGAAGAGCATGCAGTGGGCACGGCGGCTGAGcaggaagggggggcggggctccagCGGGGCCAAGGGGGGTCCGGGCAGCGCGGCAGAGAGGATCAACCAGCAGAGACTGACCCTGTTCAGACGCTCCGAGAGGCAGGAGCTCAACGCGCTGGTGAAAACCAGGATGAAACACTTGGGCCTTTCTCCGACTGGATTCA ATGGGATGACAGACCAAGGGAACAGGCTGTCTTACATCCTCATCAACCCGTCTCCAGACACCAGACTAGAGCTGCACGATGTCGT GTACCTCATCCGGCCAGACCCCCTCTCTCTGGTCCCCaatcagagcagcagcaggaagtgcaGCGCTGGGATCTCAGAGAGCCACAGGTTCAACACGCAGGACAGCACACATCTgtga
- the kcnt2b gene encoding potassium channel subfamily T member 2 isoform X1 yields MVELEKEVLPLPPRYRFRDLLLGDWQTDDRVQVEFYVNENTFKERLKLFFIKNQRSSLRVRMFNFSLKVLSCLLYIVRVLLDNPQDAGQDCVSGINCSKQNTSSHPWSEFDWKLIIWVERPLPLWALQVLVAFISFSETMLLVYLSYKGNVWEQVLRVPFILEMISAIPFMITVILPSFRNLFIPVFLNCWLAKHALENMINDLHRAIQRTHSAMFNQVVILISTLVCLMFTCICGIQHLERAGNNLTLFDSLYFCVVTFSTVGFGDVTPQIWPSQLLVVIMIFVALIVLPIQFEQLAFLWMERQKSGGNYSRYRAQTEKHVVLCVSCLKIDLLMDFLNEFFAHPRLQDYYVVILCPAEMDVQVRRVLHVPLWAQRVIYLQGSALKDQDLMRAKMDDAEACFILSNRFEVDRIAADHQTILRAWAVKDFAPNCPLYVQILKPENKFHVKFADHVVCEEEFKYAMLALNCVCPGTSTLITLLIHSSRGQTAPQEAFKQRVGAFQALNREGAGCSADQWHRTYRRCSANEVHHIRLEESKFFGEYQGKSFTFASFHAHKKYGVCMIGVRRLETTNILLNPGPCHIMGASDTCFYINISKEENSAFVRGQKEPSWGGTGGNTRGVPQTIYHGLTRLPVHSIIASMGTVAIDLQDSSDSSPEGQDPGSAALSGGRGSRRSSRAETGGANTLALPAMGESAEERRHSIAPVLELVDGVNNPTFDLLGDQSEDEGGDEGKEDSDRDESAHWWGRHCEWVKGYPLNSPYIGSSPALCHLLREKMPFCCLRMDKACHHTLLEDARAYGFKNKLIIVSAESAGNGLYNFIVPLRAYYRPRKELNPIVLLLEGIPEADFLEAICWFPMVFYTVGSIDNLDSLLRCGVTFADTMVVVDKESSMIAEEDYMADAKTIVNVQTLFRLFPALSIITELTHPANMRFMQFKVKDHYSLALSKLEKKEREKGSNLVFMFRLPFSAGKVFSVSMLDTLLYQSFVKDYMISITRLLLGLDSMPGSGFLCAMKITEDDLWIRTYGRLYQKLCSSTGDIPMGIYRTEAQRLPVSESQVSITVEDYEDTREPREPLLSRTNAHRNSTSSEPISTSSHSSDHPLLRRKSMQWARRLSRKGGRGSSGAKGGPGSAAERINQQRLTLFRRSERQELNALVKTRMKHLGLSPTGFNGMTDQGNRLSYILINPSPDTRLELHDVVYLIRPDPLSLVPNQSSSRKCSAGISESHRFNTQDSTHL; encoded by the exons GGTGCAAGTGGAGTTCTATGTGAATGAGAACACTTTCAAGGAGCGCCTCAAACTGTTCTTCATCAAAAACCAAAGATCCA GTCTGCGAGTGCGAATGTTTAACTTTTCTCTGAAAGTGCTGAGCTGCCTCCTCTACATTGTCAGAGTCCTGTTGGACAACCCGCAGGACGCAGGACAGGACTG CGTGAGCGGCATAAACTGCAGCAAACAGAACACGTCATCCCATCCCTGGAGTGAATTTGACTG GAAACTGATCATCTGGGTGGAAAGGCCTCTGCCTCTGTGGGCACTGCAG gtgcTTGTTGCTTTCATCAGCTTTTCAGAAACTATGTTGCTCGTGTATCTCAGCTACAAG GGCAACGTTTGGGAGCAAGTCTTACGCGTCCCCTTCATTCTGGAGATGATCAGCGCCATTCCCTTCATGATCACT GTCATTTTGCCCTCCTTCAGAAATCTCTTCATCCCTGTATTTCTCAACTGCTGGCTGGCTAAACACGCTTTGGAGAACATGATA AATGATCTCCACAGGGCGATCCAGCGGACGCACTCGGCCATGTTTAACCAGGTGGTGATACTCATCAGCACGCTGGTCTGCCTCATGTTTACGTG CATCTGCGGCATTCAACACCTGGAACGAGCGGGCAACAACCTGACCCTGTTTGACTCGCTCTACTTCTGTGTGGTCACTTTCTCCACGGTGGGCTTCGGAGACGTTACCCCCCAAATCTGGCCCTCGCAACTACTCGTGGTCATCATGATCTTCGTGGCGCTCATTGTGCTTCCCATCCAG TTCGAGCAGCTGGCCTTTCTGTGGATGGAGCGCCAGAAGTCTGGAGGGAACTACAGCCGCTACAGGGCGCAGACGGAGAAACACGTGGTGCTGTGTGTCAGCTGTCTGAAGATCGACCTCCTCATGGACTTCCTCAACGAGTTCTTTGCTCACCCCCGACTGCAG gACTACTATGTGGTGATCCTTTGCCCAGCGGAGATGGATGTCCAGGTGAGGAGGGTCCTACACGTCCCTCTTTGGGCCCAGAGAGTCATCTACCTGCAGGGTTCAGCCCTCAAAGACCAGGACCTGATGAGGGCCAA GATGGACGATGCTGAGGCCTGCTTTATCCTCAGCAACCGGTTTGAAGTCGACCGCATTGCTGCT GATCATCAGACCATCCTCCGAGCCTGGGCCGTGAAAGACTTTGCTCCAAATTGCCCCCTGTACGTCCAGATCCTCAAGCCGGAGAACAAATTCCACGTCAAATTTGCCG ATCATGTGGTGTGTGAAGAAGAGTTTAAATACGCCATGTTGGCTTTAAACTGTGTGTGCCCCGGTACATCGACCCTCATCACTCTATTGATCCACTCCTCCAGAGGCCA AACCGCGCCCCAAGAGGCCTTCAAGCAACGTGTAGGAGCCTTCCAAGCGCTCAACAG GGAGGGCGCTGGATGTTCGGCGGACCAATGGCACCGAACCTACCGACGGTGCTCAGCCAATGAGGTGCATCACATCCGCCTGGAGGAAAGTAAATTCTTCGGGGAATACCAGGGCAAGAGCTTCACCTTTGCCTCCTTTCATGCTCACAAAAA ATATGGAGTATGTATGATTGGAGTGCGCAGATTGGAGACCACCAACATCCTGCTGAACCCTGGTCCCTGCCACATCATGGGGGCCTCTGACACGTGCTTTTACATCAATATCTCCAAGGAGGAGAACTCGGCATTTGTCAGGGGCCAAAAGGAGCCGTCGTGGGGCGGCACGGGAGGAAATACCAGAGGAGTGCCCCAGACAATCTACCACGGACTCACCCGCCTGCCAGTCCACAGCATCATCGCCAGCATGG GCACAGTGGCCATCGACCTGCAGGACTCCAGTGACAGCAGCCCAGAGGGCCAGGACCCGGGCAGCGCCGCGCTAAGCGGcggaagaggaagcaggaggagctccaGGGCGGAGACGGGTGGCGCCAACACTCTGGCCCTGCCCGCCATGGGGGAGTCCGCCGAGGAGAGGCGGCACAGCATCGCTCCCGTCCTGGAGCTGGTGGACGGAGTGAACAACCCCACCTTTGACCTGCTCGGGGACCAGTCAGAGGAtgaggggggagacgagggcaAGGAGGACAGCGACAGAGACGAAAGCGCCCACTGGTGGGGTCGGCACTGCGA GTGGGTGAAGGGATACCCGCTGAACTCTCCGTACATCGGCAGCTCGCCTGCGCTGTGCCACCTTCTGCGAGAAAAGATGCCTTTCTGCTGCCTGCGTATGGACAAA GCTTGTCACCACACCCTTCTCGAGGATGCCCGAGCCTACGGCTTCAAAAACAAGTTGATCATTGTGTCGGCGGAGAGCGCAGGAAACGGCCTGTATAACTTCATTGTCCCTCTCCGGGCCTACTACCGACCCAGGAAGGAGCTCAACCCCATCGTGTTGCTGCTGGAGGGCAT ACCCGAAGCAGACTTCCTGGAGGCAATCTGTTGGTTCCCCATGGTGTTCTACACAGTGGGCTCCATCGACAA TCTGGACAGTTTGCTGCGATGTGGAGTCACTTTCGCCGACACCATGGTGGTGGTGGACAAAGAGAGCTCCATGATCGCAGAGGAGGACTACATGGCCGACGCGAAGACCATCGTCAACGTCCAGACCCTCTTCAG ACTTTTCCCAGCTCTTAGTATCATCACGGAGCTCACCCACCCAGCCAACATGCGCTTTATGCAGTTCAAAGTCAAAGACCATTATTCTCTGGCTCTGTCCAAACTGGAAAAG aaggaaagagagaaggggTCCAACCTGGTGTTCATGTTCCGCCTGCCCTTCTCTGCAGGGAAGGTGTTCAGCGTCAGCATGCTGGACACtctcctctaccag TCATTTGTGAAGGACTACATGATCTCCATCACCAGGCTGCTGCTGGGTTTAGACTCCATGCCTGGCTCAGGTTTCCTTTGTGCT ATGAAAATCACAGAGGATGACTTGTGGATCCGTACGTACGGCCGGCTCTACCAGAAACTGTGCTCGTCCACCGGAGACATCCCCATGGGCATCTATCGGACAGAGGCACAGAGACTTCCAGTCTCTGAG tccCAGGTATCCATCACAGTGGAGGACTACGAGGACACCAGAGAGCCCAGGGAGCCCCTGCTGTCCCGGACAAACGCTCACCGGAACAGCACCTCCTCGGAGcccatctccacctcctcccactcctcggACCACCCGCTGCTTCGGAGGAAGAGCATGCAGTGGGCACGGCGGCTGAGcaggaagggggggcggggctccagCGGGGCCAAGGGGGGTCCGGGCAGCGCGGCAGAGAGGATCAACCAGCAGAGACTGACCCTGTTCAGACGCTCCGAGAGGCAGGAGCTCAACGCGCTGGTGAAAACCAGGATGAAACACTTGGGCCTTTCTCCGACTGGATTCA ATGGGATGACAGACCAAGGGAACAGGCTGTCTTACATCCTCATCAACCCGTCTCCAGACACCAGACTAGAGCTGCACGATGTCGT GTACCTCATCCGGCCAGACCCCCTCTCTCTGGTCCCCaatcagagcagcagcaggaagtgcaGCGCTGGGATCTCAGAGAGCCACAGGTTCAACACGCAGGACAGCACACATCTgtga
- the kcnt2b gene encoding potassium channel subfamily T member 2 isoform X3: protein MLSRNVRRKVQVEFYVNENTFKERLKLFFIKNQRSSLRVRMFNFSLKVLSCLLYIVRVLLDNPQDAGQDCVSGINCSKQNTSSHPWSEFDWKLIIWVERPLPLWALQVLVAFISFSETMLLVYLSYKGNVWEQVLRVPFILEMISAIPFMITVILPSFRNLFIPVFLNCWLAKHALENMINDLHRAIQRTHSAMFNQVVILISTLVCLMFTCICGIQHLERAGNNLTLFDSLYFCVVTFSTVGFGDVTPQIWPSQLLVVIMIFVALIVLPIQFEQLAFLWMERQKSGGNYSRYRAQTEKHVVLCVSCLKIDLLMDFLNEFFAHPRLQDYYVVILCPAEMDVQVRRVLHVPLWAQRVIYLQGSALKDQDLMRAKMDDAEACFILSNRFEVDRIAADHQTILRAWAVKDFAPNCPLYVQILKPENKFHVKFADHVVCEEEFKYAMLALNCVCPGTSTLITLLIHSSRGQTAPQEAFKQRVGAFQALNREGAGCSADQWHRTYRRCSANEVHHIRLEESKFFGEYQGKSFTFASFHAHKKYGVCMIGVRRLETTNILLNPGPCHIMGASDTCFYINISKEENSAFVRGQKEPSWGGTGGNTRGVPQTIYHGLTRLPVHSIIASMGTVAIDLQDSSDSSPEGQDPGSAALSGGRGSRRSSRAETGGANTLALPAMGESAEERRHSIAPVLELVDGVNNPTFDLLGDQSEDEGGDEGKEDSDRDESAHWWGRHCEWVKGYPLNSPYIGSSPALCHLLREKMPFCCLRMDKACHHTLLEDARAYGFKNKLIIVSAESAGNGLYNFIVPLRAYYRPRKELNPIVLLLEGIPEADFLEAICWFPMVFYTVGSIDNLDSLLRCGVTFADTMVVVDKESSMIAEEDYMADAKTIVNVQTLFRLFPALSIITELTHPANMRFMQFKVKDHYSLALSKLEKKEREKGSNLVFMFRLPFSAGKVFSVSMLDTLLYQSFVKDYMISITRLLLGLDSMPGSGFLCAMKITEDDLWIRTYGRLYQKLCSSTGDIPMGIYRTEAQRLPVSESQVSITVEDYEDTREPREPLLSRTNAHRNSTSSEPISTSSHSSDHPLLRRKSMQWARRLSRKGGRGSSGAKGGPGSAAERINQQRLTLFRRSERQELNALVKTRMKHLGLSPTGFNGMTDQGNRLSYILINPSPDTRLELHDVVYLIRPDPLSLVPNQSSSRKCSAGISESHRFNTQDSTHL, encoded by the exons ATGTTAAGCAGAAACGTCAGAAGGAA GGTGCAAGTGGAGTTCTATGTGAATGAGAACACTTTCAAGGAGCGCCTCAAACTGTTCTTCATCAAAAACCAAAGATCCA GTCTGCGAGTGCGAATGTTTAACTTTTCTCTGAAAGTGCTGAGCTGCCTCCTCTACATTGTCAGAGTCCTGTTGGACAACCCGCAGGACGCAGGACAGGACTG CGTGAGCGGCATAAACTGCAGCAAACAGAACACGTCATCCCATCCCTGGAGTGAATTTGACTG GAAACTGATCATCTGGGTGGAAAGGCCTCTGCCTCTGTGGGCACTGCAG gtgcTTGTTGCTTTCATCAGCTTTTCAGAAACTATGTTGCTCGTGTATCTCAGCTACAAG GGCAACGTTTGGGAGCAAGTCTTACGCGTCCCCTTCATTCTGGAGATGATCAGCGCCATTCCCTTCATGATCACT GTCATTTTGCCCTCCTTCAGAAATCTCTTCATCCCTGTATTTCTCAACTGCTGGCTGGCTAAACACGCTTTGGAGAACATGATA AATGATCTCCACAGGGCGATCCAGCGGACGCACTCGGCCATGTTTAACCAGGTGGTGATACTCATCAGCACGCTGGTCTGCCTCATGTTTACGTG CATCTGCGGCATTCAACACCTGGAACGAGCGGGCAACAACCTGACCCTGTTTGACTCGCTCTACTTCTGTGTGGTCACTTTCTCCACGGTGGGCTTCGGAGACGTTACCCCCCAAATCTGGCCCTCGCAACTACTCGTGGTCATCATGATCTTCGTGGCGCTCATTGTGCTTCCCATCCAG TTCGAGCAGCTGGCCTTTCTGTGGATGGAGCGCCAGAAGTCTGGAGGGAACTACAGCCGCTACAGGGCGCAGACGGAGAAACACGTGGTGCTGTGTGTCAGCTGTCTGAAGATCGACCTCCTCATGGACTTCCTCAACGAGTTCTTTGCTCACCCCCGACTGCAG gACTACTATGTGGTGATCCTTTGCCCAGCGGAGATGGATGTCCAGGTGAGGAGGGTCCTACACGTCCCTCTTTGGGCCCAGAGAGTCATCTACCTGCAGGGTTCAGCCCTCAAAGACCAGGACCTGATGAGGGCCAA GATGGACGATGCTGAGGCCTGCTTTATCCTCAGCAACCGGTTTGAAGTCGACCGCATTGCTGCT GATCATCAGACCATCCTCCGAGCCTGGGCCGTGAAAGACTTTGCTCCAAATTGCCCCCTGTACGTCCAGATCCTCAAGCCGGAGAACAAATTCCACGTCAAATTTGCCG ATCATGTGGTGTGTGAAGAAGAGTTTAAATACGCCATGTTGGCTTTAAACTGTGTGTGCCCCGGTACATCGACCCTCATCACTCTATTGATCCACTCCTCCAGAGGCCA AACCGCGCCCCAAGAGGCCTTCAAGCAACGTGTAGGAGCCTTCCAAGCGCTCAACAG GGAGGGCGCTGGATGTTCGGCGGACCAATGGCACCGAACCTACCGACGGTGCTCAGCCAATGAGGTGCATCACATCCGCCTGGAGGAAAGTAAATTCTTCGGGGAATACCAGGGCAAGAGCTTCACCTTTGCCTCCTTTCATGCTCACAAAAA ATATGGAGTATGTATGATTGGAGTGCGCAGATTGGAGACCACCAACATCCTGCTGAACCCTGGTCCCTGCCACATCATGGGGGCCTCTGACACGTGCTTTTACATCAATATCTCCAAGGAGGAGAACTCGGCATTTGTCAGGGGCCAAAAGGAGCCGTCGTGGGGCGGCACGGGAGGAAATACCAGAGGAGTGCCCCAGACAATCTACCACGGACTCACCCGCCTGCCAGTCCACAGCATCATCGCCAGCATGG GCACAGTGGCCATCGACCTGCAGGACTCCAGTGACAGCAGCCCAGAGGGCCAGGACCCGGGCAGCGCCGCGCTAAGCGGcggaagaggaagcaggaggagctccaGGGCGGAGACGGGTGGCGCCAACACTCTGGCCCTGCCCGCCATGGGGGAGTCCGCCGAGGAGAGGCGGCACAGCATCGCTCCCGTCCTGGAGCTGGTGGACGGAGTGAACAACCCCACCTTTGACCTGCTCGGGGACCAGTCAGAGGAtgaggggggagacgagggcaAGGAGGACAGCGACAGAGACGAAAGCGCCCACTGGTGGGGTCGGCACTGCGA GTGGGTGAAGGGATACCCGCTGAACTCTCCGTACATCGGCAGCTCGCCTGCGCTGTGCCACCTTCTGCGAGAAAAGATGCCTTTCTGCTGCCTGCGTATGGACAAA GCTTGTCACCACACCCTTCTCGAGGATGCCCGAGCCTACGGCTTCAAAAACAAGTTGATCATTGTGTCGGCGGAGAGCGCAGGAAACGGCCTGTATAACTTCATTGTCCCTCTCCGGGCCTACTACCGACCCAGGAAGGAGCTCAACCCCATCGTGTTGCTGCTGGAGGGCAT ACCCGAAGCAGACTTCCTGGAGGCAATCTGTTGGTTCCCCATGGTGTTCTACACAGTGGGCTCCATCGACAA TCTGGACAGTTTGCTGCGATGTGGAGTCACTTTCGCCGACACCATGGTGGTGGTGGACAAAGAGAGCTCCATGATCGCAGAGGAGGACTACATGGCCGACGCGAAGACCATCGTCAACGTCCAGACCCTCTTCAG ACTTTTCCCAGCTCTTAGTATCATCACGGAGCTCACCCACCCAGCCAACATGCGCTTTATGCAGTTCAAAGTCAAAGACCATTATTCTCTGGCTCTGTCCAAACTGGAAAAG aaggaaagagagaaggggTCCAACCTGGTGTTCATGTTCCGCCTGCCCTTCTCTGCAGGGAAGGTGTTCAGCGTCAGCATGCTGGACACtctcctctaccag TCATTTGTGAAGGACTACATGATCTCCATCACCAGGCTGCTGCTGGGTTTAGACTCCATGCCTGGCTCAGGTTTCCTTTGTGCT ATGAAAATCACAGAGGATGACTTGTGGATCCGTACGTACGGCCGGCTCTACCAGAAACTGTGCTCGTCCACCGGAGACATCCCCATGGGCATCTATCGGACAGAGGCACAGAGACTTCCAGTCTCTGAG tccCAGGTATCCATCACAGTGGAGGACTACGAGGACACCAGAGAGCCCAGGGAGCCCCTGCTGTCCCGGACAAACGCTCACCGGAACAGCACCTCCTCGGAGcccatctccacctcctcccactcctcggACCACCCGCTGCTTCGGAGGAAGAGCATGCAGTGGGCACGGCGGCTGAGcaggaagggggggcggggctccagCGGGGCCAAGGGGGGTCCGGGCAGCGCGGCAGAGAGGATCAACCAGCAGAGACTGACCCTGTTCAGACGCTCCGAGAGGCAGGAGCTCAACGCGCTGGTGAAAACCAGGATGAAACACTTGGGCCTTTCTCCGACTGGATTCA ATGGGATGACAGACCAAGGGAACAGGCTGTCTTACATCCTCATCAACCCGTCTCCAGACACCAGACTAGAGCTGCACGATGTCGT GTACCTCATCCGGCCAGACCCCCTCTCTCTGGTCCCCaatcagagcagcagcaggaagtgcaGCGCTGGGATCTCAGAGAGCCACAGGTTCAACACGCAGGACAGCACACATCTgtga